One genomic segment of Methanorbis rubei includes these proteins:
- a CDS encoding ABC transporter substrate-binding protein produces MSGSHHSKPPRTKWTNLIDVLLIAIMIILFVIVFHPFGTTLSEPFPEDEVVIAAMLPLEGPLHDFGVEYQHGIEMAVEDVNAAGGIRGVPLRVEYFNDKGDVNISVEQMYEIRDREIPIMIGAIGSGNSIAIAPYAQAYDILMLSPGSTAAALTNFQDAYRTVSSDVYQGGGMTKILGGVEDMDSVVVFYLGNQYGKSLLHSFEEETGYYLPMTSVTTVEIDENKPIDTAAVTAVMQEADPDAVVLIVYPDQGIDIMQAAEAAGLDPIWFGSDTMTSHDVPIEVGEYAEGMIGFTQAHRLTTPSFGERYQEIYNETTSISFPVSYGYDAVILLATCIADGGYTYEGVKESLDKIRHVGIVGPRVFDDNGDVQPAYDLMVIRDGSWQSLKWNEILTYDYNLSH; encoded by the coding sequence ATGTCAGGTAGCCATCACAGTAAACCGCCGCGTACGAAATGGACGAATCTTATCGACGTACTGCTGATTGCGATAATGATCATTTTGTTCGTCATCGTGTTTCATCCGTTCGGGACAACACTCTCAGAGCCGTTCCCTGAGGATGAAGTGGTGATTGCCGCGATGCTTCCTTTGGAAGGTCCTCTGCATGATTTCGGTGTTGAGTACCAGCACGGTATCGAGATGGCGGTGGAGGATGTGAATGCGGCGGGTGGTATCCGCGGCGTTCCTTTGAGGGTTGAGTACTTTAACGATAAGGGCGATGTGAACATCTCGGTTGAACAGATGTATGAGATACGGGACAGGGAAATTCCGATAATGATTGGTGCGATCGGCAGCGGAAACTCGATTGCGATCGCTCCGTACGCGCAGGCCTATGATATTCTGATGCTGTCTCCGGGCTCAACCGCGGCGGCCCTGACCAACTTCCAGGATGCATACCGGACGGTCTCTTCTGATGTGTATCAGGGAGGCGGCATGACCAAAATCCTCGGCGGCGTTGAGGATATGGATTCCGTGGTTGTTTTTTACTTGGGAAATCAGTACGGAAAGAGTCTGCTTCACTCGTTTGAGGAGGAGACCGGCTATTATCTGCCGATGACCTCAGTTACCACGGTCGAGATTGATGAAAACAAACCGATCGACACGGCAGCGGTGACGGCTGTGATGCAAGAGGCTGATCCTGATGCAGTCGTGTTGATCGTGTATCCTGATCAGGGCATTGACATCATGCAGGCCGCGGAAGCTGCGGGTCTTGATCCTATCTGGTTTGGTTCGGATACGATGACCTCGCATGATGTTCCAATCGAGGTCGGTGAGTATGCGGAGGGAATGATCGGATTCACGCAGGCTCACCGCTTGACGACTCCGTCTTTTGGTGAGCGGTATCAGGAGATCTATAACGAGACGACGTCTATCTCGTTCCCGGTTTCGTACGGTTATGATGCGGTGATACTTCTTGCGACCTGCATTGCGGATGGCGGGTACACGTATGAGGGAGTGAAGGAGTCACTCGATAAGATCAGACACGTCGGCATTGTGGGCCCCAGAGTGTTTGATGATAACGGCGATGTGCAGCCTGCGTACGATCTGATGGTTATTCGTGATGGTTCCTGGCAGTCGTTAAAATGGAATGAGATTCTGACCTACGATTATAATTTATCACACTAA
- a CDS encoding winged helix-turn-helix transcriptional regulator → MEFRTTLFNLVAAVLIICLCFIPAAAADDETAASNEVSRSFADVPSWIIGGLGVKTPSEGGYYVNENPPEHPGGFSDINRADSARPESEVPSWILAAAGISGIAVIVFASLHFLPIMIGKTREAPPSPVRDRIFSEIREAPGSSASALREKTGIHHATLRYHLAVLEREQRIVSRKAGHTYYYFPNGSTLSYHDTVKMTLCKNPTTEKILEIIEQDPGISGTVLASCAGITSGTLTWHLGRLEKNDLVTVERAGRGMRIFPHE, encoded by the coding sequence ATGGAGTTCAGAACTACACTATTTAATCTGGTTGCCGCCGTCCTCATCATCTGTCTCTGCTTCATACCCGCAGCGGCCGCAGATGACGAGACCGCCGCGAGTAACGAAGTTTCCCGCAGTTTTGCTGATGTTCCCTCATGGATCATCGGAGGACTTGGAGTAAAAACTCCTTCTGAAGGAGGCTACTATGTCAATGAAAATCCTCCCGAACATCCGGGAGGTTTTTCAGACATCAATCGTGCCGACTCTGCCCGCCCCGAGTCCGAAGTTCCCTCATGGATTCTTGCAGCCGCCGGCATCTCCGGTATTGCCGTAATCGTCTTCGCCTCCCTTCACTTTCTCCCGATTATGATCGGCAAAACCCGCGAGGCTCCGCCAAGTCCGGTGCGCGACAGAATCTTTTCCGAGATTCGCGAAGCACCCGGCAGCTCCGCATCAGCTCTCAGGGAAAAAACCGGCATCCATCACGCAACACTCAGATATCATCTCGCAGTTCTGGAAAGAGAACAACGGATTGTCTCAAGAAAAGCAGGACACACCTACTACTACTTCCCCAACGGTTCAACACTGAGTTATCATGACACTGTCAAAATGACGCTGTGCAAAAATCCCACCACCGAAAAAATTCTGGAGATCATCGAACAAGATCCCGGCATCTCCGGAACCGTACTTGCCTCATGTGCGGGCATCACCTCAGGAACACTCACGTGGCATCTGGGCAGGCTTGAGAAGAATGATCTTGTCACGGTCGAGCGGGCAGGCCGCGGTATGCGAATATTTCCGCATGAGTGA
- a CDS encoding Nramp family divalent metal transporter, producing MSETSLLHKFKKWFRENFVFFGPGLLLAITAAGEAGVTEATEIGAHYGLALIWVVLFTLIFKYAFTNGIARYTLATGHTIFDALNRIPGPKYWGSVLVIIVYLVEMLAIGGMLMFAAYFLDYLLPGVYNAVLIALFLLVVALAMLRTNSYEILELFIAVLVGVLSLAIVISLVEFPIPLNLFLEGVIPTIPAGSEMAILAIIGVVGSGLNLMLYSVWLHEKASRHAVIDKSCDLLNETHFRRYIRSVNVDVLIGFFFVALITISFLFLGYSGYTVSFMGHGATLSLDTLITQVLYIVGSIPYGAYVFLALVAFIFFGAVVVGMDGRARAIAKVIGRVGEDTGRQLPSEHTLYQIMLLVFSGIIIASFVISDPMLIIRRIAAFSAIVFGIFGFIVIYLDLKLPKYARGNRLWLMIMGIGSVISIYVALLLESAFLTYGVPLIERMLVVAFVLFIFSKTQLFKKMLNGTANLLDKFWTVILFGAISIYGTVRGIPVDVGGIIINFRDVGPMIAGLIGGPFIGAAAGAIGGIHRYLEGGPTALPCFAATVLAGIVAGLMIHYWKGRLSMFRAVVLAIFVECLHLLVVLPTLTIPFGTMTAEGVLSVITITILPMCMVNIAGLLIFAYFVRTYDAFASGTARLFDLQKFRNDLRELMNPPEEEEEEKETETEDNNVR from the coding sequence ATGAGTGAAACCTCTCTACTGCACAAGTTCAAAAAATGGTTCCGGGAAAACTTCGTGTTTTTCGGTCCAGGTCTCCTTCTTGCAATCACCGCAGCAGGTGAAGCAGGAGTAACCGAGGCCACCGAGATTGGTGCGCACTACGGTCTCGCACTTATCTGGGTTGTTTTGTTTACACTCATCTTCAAATACGCATTCACGAACGGCATCGCCCGCTACACTCTTGCGACCGGCCACACAATATTTGATGCCCTCAACCGTATTCCGGGTCCCAAGTACTGGGGTTCTGTTCTTGTCATCATCGTCTACTTAGTCGAAATGCTTGCCATCGGCGGCATGCTCATGTTCGCCGCATACTTCCTCGACTACCTGCTGCCCGGAGTCTACAATGCGGTACTGATAGCCCTCTTCTTACTCGTCGTTGCCCTTGCAATGCTTCGGACCAACTCGTATGAAATACTCGAACTGTTCATCGCAGTCCTCGTCGGCGTTCTCTCGCTTGCAATCGTCATCTCCTTAGTTGAGTTTCCGATTCCGCTCAACCTTTTCCTCGAAGGAGTCATTCCCACAATTCCCGCAGGCTCCGAGATGGCAATCCTTGCAATTATCGGAGTGGTTGGCTCTGGTCTCAACCTCATGCTCTACTCTGTCTGGCTGCATGAAAAAGCCAGCCGCCATGCAGTGATCGACAAATCCTGCGACCTCTTGAACGAGACCCACTTCCGCCGCTACATCCGCAGCGTCAATGTTGACGTTCTGATCGGTTTCTTCTTCGTCGCCCTCATCACCATCAGCTTCCTCTTCCTCGGCTACTCAGGCTACACCGTCTCCTTCATGGGTCACGGTGCAACCCTCAGCCTTGACACCCTCATCACCCAGGTACTCTACATCGTCGGCAGTATCCCCTACGGTGCCTACGTGTTCCTCGCACTTGTCGCCTTCATCTTCTTTGGAGCGGTCGTTGTCGGAATGGACGGCCGTGCCCGTGCAATAGCAAAAGTCATCGGCAGAGTCGGCGAGGACACCGGCAGACAACTTCCTTCCGAACACACGCTCTACCAGATAATGCTCCTCGTCTTTTCAGGAATCATCATCGCCTCCTTTGTTATCAGCGACCCGATGCTGATCATCCGAAGAATTGCCGCGTTCTCTGCGATCGTGTTTGGTATTTTCGGATTCATCGTCATCTATCTGGATCTTAAACTCCCGAAGTACGCCCGCGGCAACCGACTGTGGCTGATGATCATGGGAATCGGGAGCGTCATCTCGATTTACGTCGCTCTCCTGCTGGAGTCCGCGTTCCTCACCTACGGCGTCCCCTTAATCGAACGGATGCTGGTCGTTGCGTTCGTGCTCTTCATCTTCTCGAAAACCCAGCTGTTCAAAAAGATGCTGAACGGAACCGCCAACCTTCTTGACAAATTCTGGACGGTGATCTTGTTTGGCGCCATCTCCATCTACGGAACGGTCCGCGGCATTCCGGTTGATGTTGGCGGCATCATCATCAACTTCCGCGATGTAGGCCCCATGATTGCGGGTCTGATCGGCGGTCCCTTTATCGGAGCTGCGGCTGGAGCTATCGGCGGCATCCACCGCTATCTCGAAGGAGGGCCGACCGCACTGCCGTGTTTTGCCGCGACCGTTCTTGCCGGAATTGTCGCCGGACTGATGATTCATTACTGGAAGGGACGACTCTCGATGTTCCGGGCAGTGGTCCTCGCCATCTTTGTTGAATGTCTGCACCTGCTGGTTGTTCTTCCGACCCTTACCATTCCGTTTGGAACAATGACCGCGGAAGGTGTTCTCAGTGTCATTACGATTACCATTCTTCCGATGTGTATGGTCAACATCGCAGGTCTTTTGATCTTTGCCTACTTTGTGCGAACATATGACGCCTTCGCCTCAGGAACTGCCCGGCTCTTTGATCTGCAAAAATTCCGCAATGATCTGCGTGAGCTGATGAATCCGCCGGAAGAAGAGGAAGAGGAAAAAGAAACAGAAACGGAGGACAACAATGTCAGGTAG
- a CDS encoding zinc ribbon domain-containing protein, whose translation MLKSFTRNFEDNSTDAGFQFTFYCDICSDGYKSSFIESETYKKKSGLKGLGQGIGIVGSLFGGVAGSVGNAAQRGGSVLSERFDGKSPEWQKEHERAFEMAQNESRQHFHRCPSCNKYVCDACWNEDEGLCTDCAPRQEIYAAKTRAGAMKRNIDSAGETATVWQGTIESKTTICPVCGKPAGNGKFCNNCGTSMELKACPNCGAKNALTVRFCNNCGTNLAEAAVPAPKPGTCLSCGAENSPGTKFCGECGTKL comes from the coding sequence ATGCTGAAATCATTTACCCGGAACTTTGAGGACAACTCAACAGATGCCGGATTCCAATTTACCTTTTACTGCGACATCTGCAGTGACGGATACAAAAGTTCCTTTATCGAGAGTGAGACCTACAAGAAGAAAAGCGGCCTGAAAGGACTGGGTCAGGGCATAGGGATTGTAGGAAGTCTATTCGGGGGAGTGGCAGGTTCTGTCGGCAACGCCGCACAACGAGGAGGAAGTGTTCTTTCCGAACGATTTGACGGAAAGAGCCCTGAGTGGCAGAAAGAGCATGAACGTGCCTTTGAGATGGCACAGAATGAATCAAGGCAGCACTTCCACCGCTGTCCGTCCTGCAACAAGTACGTCTGCGATGCCTGCTGGAACGAGGATGAAGGTCTCTGTACTGACTGCGCCCCGCGTCAGGAAATTTATGCGGCAAAAACCCGTGCGGGTGCGATGAAGCGTAACATCGATTCGGCAGGCGAGACAGCAACGGTCTGGCAGGGAACGATTGAGAGCAAAACCACCATATGTCCGGTCTGCGGAAAGCCTGCCGGAAATGGAAAATTCTGCAACAACTGCGGAACTTCAATGGAGCTGAAGGCCTGTCCAAACTGCGGAGCGAAGAATGCTCTGACAGTTCGGTTCTGTAACAACTGCGGTACCAATCTTGCTGAAGCCGCAGTACCGGCACCGAAACCGGGTACATGTCTTTCCTGCGGAGCAGAAAATTCTCCGGGAACCAAGTTCTGCGGAGAATGCGGAACAAAACTCTGA
- a CDS encoding DMT family transporter: MDLKKLSNSVVLCSVLVLLAACCYGILSTIVKIALGNGVGIPVILVGKFFYGWVILLALVIVVHFLFPRTDKPAKSTLPPWKRGVVLFFTGIVMCLVTVCYFYSVSYLPVSVAVILLFQFSWMGVVIEAVANHKMPSRNQLIAVLIIFVGTIFAGGTIGFGMDINPFGVVLGLLAAFFYALFVFLSGRVEPSMRPMNRSFFIATAGFIFVCALIACIDSPAAIPAGIFGSDAIVYGIALGLFGVALPILFLAIGAPRISTGMATILNSIELPVEVLAAAIVLVEAVSAWQWLGVLIILAGIAFPHLMERKISSGLGEDAA; encoded by the coding sequence ATGGATCTGAAAAAACTTTCCAATTCAGTGGTGTTGTGCTCAGTCCTCGTGCTGCTTGCCGCCTGCTGTTACGGTATTTTATCAACGATCGTAAAGATCGCTCTTGGAAACGGTGTGGGAATCCCGGTAATTCTGGTTGGCAAATTCTTCTACGGATGGGTCATCCTTCTGGCTCTTGTGATTGTGGTTCACTTCCTGTTTCCGCGAACTGATAAGCCGGCAAAAAGCACGCTGCCGCCGTGGAAACGCGGTGTTGTTCTCTTCTTCACCGGAATTGTGATGTGTCTGGTGACGGTCTGCTACTTCTACTCGGTAAGTTATCTGCCGGTTTCGGTTGCCGTGATTCTTCTGTTCCAGTTCTCATGGATGGGTGTGGTCATTGAGGCTGTGGCAAACCACAAGATGCCGTCACGCAATCAGCTTATTGCGGTGCTGATTATCTTTGTCGGTACGATCTTTGCCGGAGGAACAATCGGATTTGGTATGGACATCAATCCGTTCGGTGTTGTGCTTGGTCTTCTTGCAGCATTCTTCTACGCACTCTTCGTGTTCCTGAGCGGACGTGTTGAGCCTTCGATGCGGCCGATGAACCGGAGTTTCTTCATTGCGACTGCCGGATTCATTTTTGTCTGTGCTCTTATTGCCTGCATCGACAGCCCGGCGGCAATTCCTGCTGGAATCTTCGGCAGTGATGCGATTGTTTATGGTATTGCCCTTGGTCTGTTTGGTGTTGCGCTGCCAATTCTTTTCCTTGCAATTGGTGCTCCGAGAATCAGTACCGGTATGGCGACGATCTTAAACTCTATCGAGCTTCCTGTTGAGGTGCTTGCCGCAGCGATCGTTCTTGTTGAAGCGGTGTCCGCATGGCAGTGGCTTGGTGTGTTGATCATTCTTGCAGGTATTGCGTTCCCGCATCTGATGGAGAGAAAAATTTCCAGCGGTCTTGGTGAGGATGCTGCATAA
- a CDS encoding SAM-dependent methyltransferase — protein sequence MDFSEIETITQGTLPIMNPISEEKLIRAGNMAGLAPGKRVLDIGCGNGTTLSLWHKTFGITGTGIELRQSSAAKARNILAGTSIEIRCVDATTVVPKEYYNTVAALGTSFIFGGAEKALAYLAEHADENGSTIVLGDRFWHTDRVPAEFAREWTEVPTAYEIATTARDLGFTLASMITASTEEWDAYESAIWKNALEFIDVRGRDPAAEEVALYLEQIQNEYLAYGREFMGWGLFVLRQ from the coding sequence ATGGACTTCTCGGAGATTGAAACAATAACCCAAGGAACGCTCCCAATCATGAATCCGATTTCCGAAGAGAAACTCATCCGGGCAGGAAATATGGCAGGACTCGCTCCCGGAAAGCGGGTGCTTGACATCGGCTGCGGCAATGGAACCACGCTTTCCCTCTGGCACAAAACCTTTGGCATCACTGGAACCGGCATTGAGTTGCGGCAGAGCTCTGCGGCGAAGGCGAGAAACATTCTTGCCGGAACCTCGATTGAAATCCGCTGCGTTGATGCCACAACAGTTGTTCCAAAAGAGTATTACAACACAGTTGCGGCTCTTGGCACATCCTTCATCTTCGGGGGAGCTGAAAAAGCCCTCGCATATCTTGCCGAACATGCGGACGAAAACGGCAGTACAATTGTTCTCGGCGACCGGTTCTGGCACACCGACAGAGTGCCGGCAGAGTTCGCACGGGAGTGGACCGAGGTTCCGACAGCCTACGAAATTGCCACGACCGCACGAGATCTCGGGTTTACGCTTGCCAGCATGATAACCGCATCAACTGAAGAATGGGATGCGTACGAATCAGCAATCTGGAAAAATGCCCTTGAGTTCATCGATGTACGAGGCCGCGATCCCGCAGCGGAAGAGGTGGCGCTCTACCTTGAACAGATACAGAATGAGTACCTCGCCTACGGCCGCGAGTTTATGGGATGGGGACTGTTTGTCCTGCGGCAGTGA
- a CDS encoding solute carrier family 23 protein yields MSFRYNVNDKVPAKEMATSGLMWTICSAAFVIIFANVVAGLYQASPAETVWYAQKLLVITGAAVILQVMFGHKLPVVFGPSAILLTAAVAATDFAPAAFSTALVLCGVLGIVIAQTGLLGMLAKLFTPRVIGTVLTLIPLTLVPTFVSLIANPSQPGSLTGKVIFAFVLLIVIFAANHRLRGFWRATLMLWMLIFGTVAALVCFPGTMLSFGTQGVVPLTEGLLLSPLVAPGVIISVFICYVALIVNDVGSIRGVAAVAKSPVTEIKGQLRRGITITGIANILSGGAEVIGGVNYSISTGMIQDTKNASRYPLLIAGVVMIICAAIPQVIALISSIPTVVTGCLLIFIMTSQLSAALGILIDRTESTPFTFDNGVVIGFAIIIAATFSFLPEAAVAAIPAVIRPVLANGFVAGTIAVMVLEHVVFRERKGR; encoded by the coding sequence ATGTCCTTTCGCTACAACGTCAATGACAAAGTCCCCGCAAAAGAGATGGCAACGTCCGGCCTCATGTGGACGATCTGTTCCGCGGCATTTGTCATCATCTTTGCAAACGTTGTAGCAGGACTTTATCAGGCAAGCCCTGCGGAAACCGTCTGGTACGCCCAGAAACTTTTAGTGATCACCGGAGCTGCGGTAATTTTGCAGGTGATGTTCGGTCACAAACTTCCGGTGGTGTTCGGGCCGTCCGCAATTCTTCTGACCGCCGCAGTTGCCGCGACCGACTTTGCACCCGCGGCATTTTCAACAGCCCTTGTTCTCTGCGGTGTTCTCGGTATTGTGATTGCGCAGACAGGACTGCTTGGCATGCTTGCAAAACTGTTCACACCCAGAGTAATCGGGACAGTGCTGACGCTGATTCCTCTCACGCTCGTGCCGACATTTGTGAGTCTTATCGCAAATCCAAGTCAGCCAGGGAGCCTGACCGGAAAAGTCATCTTCGCATTTGTTCTGCTGATTGTAATCTTTGCAGCAAATCATCGGCTGAGAGGATTCTGGCGGGCGACGCTGATGCTGTGGATGCTGATTTTTGGAACGGTTGCGGCTCTCGTCTGTTTCCCGGGAACGATGCTTTCGTTTGGAACACAAGGAGTTGTTCCCCTGACCGAGGGGCTGCTGCTTTCGCCGCTTGTTGCTCCGGGCGTTATCATCTCGGTATTCATCTGTTATGTGGCGTTGATTGTGAATGATGTGGGAAGTATCCGCGGCGTTGCGGCGGTGGCGAAGTCGCCGGTAACGGAAATCAAGGGTCAGCTCCGCCGCGGAATTACGATCACCGGCATTGCAAATATTTTGTCGGGCGGGGCAGAAGTAATCGGCGGAGTAAACTACTCCATCTCGACAGGAATGATTCAGGATACGAAGAATGCGAGCCGGTATCCTCTGCTGATCGCAGGAGTCGTGATGATCATCTGCGCCGCAATTCCGCAGGTGATTGCGTTGATTTCTTCGATTCCAACAGTTGTCACCGGCTGTCTTCTGATCTTTATTATGACGAGCCAGCTGTCTGCGGCTCTGGGTATTCTGATCGATCGTACAGAGTCAACGCCGTTCACGTTCGACAACGGGGTCGTGATAGGATTTGCGATAATTATTGCGGCGACGTTTTCGTTTCTGCCTGAAGCAGCGGTTGCGGCAATTCCTGCGGTCATCCGGCCCGTGCTTGCAAACGGATTTGTCGCGGGAACTATCGCGGTGATGGTGCTTGAGCATGTGGTGTTTCGAGAGAGGAAGGGGCGGTAA
- a CDS encoding LytS/YhcK type 5TM receptor domain-containing protein translates to MDIVILACFLIINLGLAALSGYYLGKTKLLDIEGGKLTGWARNLCGIVIFGAISIIGTLSAIDVNGTVLNNRDSGPVSGGLYFGPVIGIGAAALSALFRVTQGGVTMIPCSLGTFFAGCIAAAAGYYFRERPSIWLAAVIGVIVVLVHSILVIFLTEGGIETGWHIVMQTPAAAGYGITVIISIILFSWTFRIAREKTE, encoded by the coding sequence ATGGATATTGTGATTCTCGCCTGTTTTTTAATTATAAACCTCGGTCTTGCGGCATTGTCCGGTTATTACCTTGGGAAGACGAAGCTGTTGGATATTGAAGGAGGCAAACTGACCGGCTGGGCCCGCAACCTCTGCGGAATTGTGATTTTTGGGGCAATCTCAATTATTGGAACTCTGTCTGCAATCGATGTGAACGGCACAGTTCTGAATAACCGGGACAGCGGGCCGGTTTCCGGCGGTCTCTACTTCGGACCGGTAATCGGTATCGGGGCTGCAGCACTGAGTGCACTTTTCCGCGTAACGCAAGGGGGCGTTACGATGATCCCCTGCAGTCTTGGAACATTCTTCGCAGGATGCATTGCCGCAGCTGCAGGATACTACTTCCGCGAACGTCCGTCCATCTGGCTCGCCGCAGTTATCGGAGTAATCGTTGTTCTGGTACACTCGATTCTCGTGATCTTCCTTACCGAGGGAGGGATTGAAACAGGATGGCACATCGTCATGCAGACGCCGGCCGCCGCAGGATACGGAATCACGGTAATTATTTCGATCATTCTGTTCTCGTGGACTTTCCGTATCGCGAGAGAGAAAACAGAATAA
- a CDS encoding magnesium transporter CorA family protein yields the protein MLEIYRTTDNSATPSRVSEITSGCWVRLIQPTEEEITRVCTTLSIPRDDIITLLDDEESPRIEHDEGRTLIIVDTPYIDTDDLDENSARTTNGVASYATIPSGFIVMEDIILTVSLRQNPVIQSFIEGKVKNFSTVKKTRFLLQFLYKNAKLFIMHLRQIDRLTVDIEHRLYKATRNEELYDMLRVSKSLVYITNALKANGAVLDKLSRFPTPEVRMYEEDEDLLDDTIIENRQALEMAQTYSSTLGSIMDTCASIINNNVNSIMKLFTVVTIVLTIPTMIASFFGMNVIIPDLFSDNPFAFLLLIAGSLSVSAILLWLLFHKRVI from the coding sequence ATGCTTGAAATCTACCGAACCACAGATAACTCCGCGACCCCTTCCCGCGTAAGCGAGATCACCAGCGGATGCTGGGTTCGCCTGATTCAGCCGACCGAAGAAGAGATCACCCGCGTCTGTACCACCCTGTCAATACCCCGCGACGACATCATCACACTTCTCGATGATGAGGAAAGCCCCCGCATTGAACATGACGAAGGCAGGACCCTCATCATTGTTGACACACCTTATATCGACACCGACGATCTTGATGAAAATTCCGCCCGCACAACGAATGGTGTTGCAAGCTACGCCACCATACCTTCCGGCTTCATAGTTATGGAAGACATCATCCTCACCGTCTCTCTTCGGCAAAACCCCGTAATTCAGTCGTTCATCGAAGGAAAAGTGAAAAATTTTTCCACCGTGAAAAAAACGCGTTTCCTTCTTCAGTTCTTATACAAAAATGCCAAACTCTTCATCATGCATCTGCGTCAAATCGACCGGCTTACGGTCGACATAGAACACAGACTCTACAAGGCTACGAGAAACGAGGAGCTGTATGACATGCTCCGCGTCTCAAAATCCCTCGTCTACATCACCAACGCTCTCAAGGCGAATGGTGCCGTGCTGGACAAACTCTCCCGGTTTCCCACACCCGAGGTCCGCATGTACGAAGAGGACGAGGATCTCCTTGATGACACCATCATTGAAAACCGTCAGGCACTCGAGATGGCGCAGACCTACAGCAGTACCCTTGGCAGCATCATGGATACGTGTGCCTCTATCATTAACAACAATGTCAACAGCATCATGAAGCTGTTCACTGTTGTGACAATCGTTCTCACTATCCCCACCATGATCGCGAGCTTTTTTGGCATGAACGTCATCATCCCTGATCTTTTCTCCGACAATCCGTTTGCATTCCTGCTGCTGATTGCAGGATCCCTCAGTGTCTCGGCGATTCTGTTGTGGCTTTTGTTCCACAAGCGGGTCATCTGA
- a CDS encoding uracil-xanthine permease family protein has protein sequence MLFRYQIDDRVPLKELITSGIMWSICSSIFVIIVASVVGNLYGFTLADTIWYTQKMLIISGVAVILQVLFGHKLPVVFGPSVIFLTAVAASADFSVDVLATSIILCSVAGIIIARTRVLEFVARLFTVRVIATVLMLLSITLVPTFVRLLVNMDQPGGTAAKLVFAFVLLVCIIALNHRLKGFWRATLMLWMLVVGTVAALFCFPGTTIPFVDVSEQTQAFSGLFITPGFAPGVFLSVFICYLAVMVNDIGSIKSVVEVTGADQAQTEPRLRRALSITGMMNIISGAFGLIGGVNYSISSGMVLDTKNASRYPLIAGGVLMIVCACIPTLILLIDSIPTVVTGCLLIFIMTSQLAAAFGVLAGRDDAPPMTFNGGVIIGFSLLIAATVAFLPAELVDTIPAVLRPVVANGFVAGTVAVMILEHVIFRKSDDEILKRE, from the coding sequence ATGTTGTTCCGTTACCAGATTGATGACCGGGTTCCCCTCAAGGAGTTGATAACATCCGGCATCATGTGGTCGATCTGTTCCTCAATTTTCGTCATAATTGTCGCGAGTGTGGTCGGAAACCTCTACGGTTTCACCCTCGCAGATACCATCTGGTACACCCAGAAGATGCTCATCATCTCAGGAGTCGCCGTAATTTTGCAGGTGCTGTTCGGCCACAAACTGCCGGTGGTGTTCGGGCCGTCCGTGATATTTCTGACAGCTGTTGCCGCGTCGGCTGATTTTTCCGTGGATGTTCTTGCAACATCCATCATTCTCTGCAGTGTCGCAGGAATTATTATTGCGAGGACACGAGTTCTTGAGTTCGTGGCACGGCTGTTTACGGTGAGGGTTATTGCGACCGTTCTGATGCTTTTGTCGATCACGCTTGTTCCGACATTTGTCCGCCTTCTGGTAAATATGGATCAACCGGGAGGGACTGCGGCGAAACTTGTGTTTGCGTTTGTGCTTCTCGTCTGTATCATTGCCCTGAACCATCGGCTGAAAGGATTCTGGCGGGCGACGTTGATGTTGTGGATGCTGGTTGTTGGAACGGTTGCGGCACTTTTCTGTTTTCCGGGAACAACAATACCGTTTGTGGACGTGTCAGAGCAGACCCAGGCCTTTTCAGGCCTGTTCATCACGCCCGGGTTTGCTCCCGGAGTGTTTCTGTCGGTGTTCATCTGCTATCTTGCGGTGATGGTAAATGACATCGGGAGTATCAAAAGTGTGGTTGAGGTTACCGGAGCCGATCAGGCCCAGACCGAGCCGCGTCTGCGGCGTGCTCTTTCGATTACCGGCATGATGAATATTATCTCGGGAGCGTTCGGTCTTATTGGCGGTGTCAACTATTCTATTTCTTCAGGGATGGTGCTTGACACGAAGAATGCGAGCCGGTATCCACTGATTGCAGGCGGAGTTCTGATGATTGTCTGCGCCTGTATTCCAACGCTGATACTTCTCATCGATTCCATTCCAACGGTCGTCACCGGCTGCCTGCTGATTTTTATTATGACCAGTCAGCTTGCCGCAGCGTTCGGTGTTCTTGCCGGACGAGACGATGCTCCTCCGATGACCTTCAACGGCGGAGTTATTATCGGATTTTCCTTACTGATAGCGGCAACCGTTGCGTTCCTTCCTGCGGAGTTAGTGGATACGATTCCGGCAGTGCTGCGGCCGGTGGTTGCAAACGGGTTTGTGGCAGGAACGGTTGCGGTGATGATTCTGGAACATGTGATATTTCGGAAATCTGATGATGAAATTTTGAAACGCGAATAG